From a single Girardinichthys multiradiatus isolate DD_20200921_A chromosome 17, DD_fGirMul_XY1, whole genome shotgun sequence genomic region:
- the prdm4 gene encoding PR domain zinc finger protein 4, producing the protein MNDMNLSPVGMDQLSVPSVSASHLGLPTSPTHNPIPTPGMPVAIPSLGPSLGSLPSALSLMLPMGPLSDRGVMCGLPERNYSLPPPPYPHLESGYFRHLLPGILSYLADRPPPQYIHPSSLNMDGTLSVASNNPSNLDPYSGPGGPLEQGLVPMDSRQVSGQGDLHQAGPHELDSTGLAMESRVNSPLSPDRMGEELANMDGVGVVAVSDAQQQLGGGRQPQPHEGLTGVDSSGGVMPLHGPPVLELPVVMESDHMGGRVGSSGTGGGAGGLGDQLHGNGEMNPSVVSVVLTGSMSNQNQLETVSLHGHSGMGLEAVNVSSITAEVSLGPENNLVLVNSTLQLEDPAPSKENMAPPCSVWCTLCERSYTSDCPEHGPVTFIPDAPIQSRARLSLPRPLCLRISVTDEPLGVFARDVIPPRTCFGPMVGQHCSNVDLSDWPEKDTPQIWKMYHNNVLEFYIVTTDENECNWMMFVRKARTHEQQNLVAYPANGKLFFCTTTEVHPDQELLFYYSRDYCRLMGVPQVPDGQICQCGKECSSFSELKSHLNNHNGNHSHNQPPHSHSPSLQDHSQNQQQQPAPPQQQQELQSQQPQHAPSEEKLLNGASSSSSSPWPCNNPTAGQTSGDSSGRSSNRNSNSVTSRGKGQGSVREKKFKCSMCSRAFITSTKLNVHFMGHVGMKPHKCEYCSKAFSDPSNLRMHLKIHTGQKNYKCSVCGKSFTQKSHVASHMLIHTGAEKLKCDLCDRSFIRKQDLRQHMFSHTNERHIQCTKCNKHFLKTNHLKKHMNSHEGKRDFVCEKCHKAFLTKYHLTRHLKICKGPKRERTTRKERNALKEEEDEEEEEEDDEEEEEDEEENNRKKKWWRENE; encoded by the exons ATGAATGACATGAACCTGAGTCCTGTGGGCATGGACCAGCTCAGTGTGCCCTCCGTAAGTGCCAGCCACCTGGGTCTGCCCACTTCTCCCACACACAATCCCATCCCCACCCCAG GCATGCCAGTGGCCATCCCGAGTCTAGGTCCCTCCCTTGGCTCTCTCCCCTCTGCCCTCTCTCTAATGCTCCCCATGGGTCCGCTGAGTGACAGAGGGGTGATGTGCGGCCTGCCTGAGAGGAATTACTCCCTGCCTCCTCCTCCATATCCCCACCTGGAGAGCGGTTACTTCAGACACCTACTGCCAG GTATTTTGTCCTACCTGGCAGACCGTCCACCTCCTCAGTACATTCATCCCAGTAGCCTTAACATGGATGGGACCCTGTCTGTGGCCAGCAACAATCCTTCAAATCTGGACCCCTACAGTGGACCTGGGGGCCCACTGGAGCAGGGCCTGGTGCCCATGGACTCAAGACAGGTCAGTGGTCAGGGAGACCTTCACCAGGCTGGCCCTCATGAGCTGGACTCTACAGGGTTAGCCATGGAGTCGCGTGTTAACAGCCCCCTGTCTCCAGACCGGATGGGGGAGGAGCTAGCCAACATGGATGGGGTCGGGGTGGTGGCCGTGTCTGACGCCCAGCAGCAGCTCGGTGGAGGAAGGCAGCCTCAGCCTCATGAAGGGCTGACAGGGGTGGACTCCTCAGGTGGGGTGATGCCTCTCCATGGGCCGCCTGTGCTGGAACTGCCTGTGGTGATGGAATCGGATCACATGGGAGGCAGAGTGGGAAGCTCTGGGACAGGAGGAGGAGCCGGAGGGCTCGGGGATCAGCTCCATGGGAATGGAGAAATGAACCCGAGTGTCGTGAGCGTGGTGCTCACCGGCTCCATGTCCAACCAGAACCAACTGGAAACTGTCTCTCTCCATGGACACTCGGGGATGGGACTGGAGGCAGTGAACGTATCCTCCATCACTGCAGAGGTGTCCCTAGGCCCAGAAAACAACCTGGTCCTCGTCAACTCCACTCTGCAACTGGAAGATCCTGCTCCCAGTAAGGAGAACATGGCCCCTCCCTGCTCCGTCT GGTGCACACTGTGTGAGCGCTCATATACCTCAGACTGTCCGGAGCATGGTCCAGTCACCTTTATCCCTGATGCACCCATCCAGAGCAGGGCCCGCCTCTCTCTGCCACGTCCTCTGTGTCTTCGCATTTCAGTGACTGATGAACCACTTG GAGTGTTTGCACGGGACGTCATTCCCCCTAGGACCTGCTTCGGACCAATGGTGGGCCAGCATTGTAGCAACGTGGATCTCTCTGATTGGCCAGAAAAGGACACACCTCAGATTTGGAAG ATGTACCACAACAATGTGTTGGAGTTCTACATCGTGACGACGGATGAAAACGAATGCAACTGGATGATGTTTGTGCGCAAGGCGAG gaCCCATGAACAGCAGAATCTGGTGGCATACCCTGCCAATGGTAAGCTGTTCTTCTGCACGACCACAGAGGTTCACCCTGACCAGGAGCTGCTCTTCTACTACAGCCGAGACTACTGCAGGCTGATGG GTGTTCCTCAAGTCCCCGATGGCCAGATTTGCCAGTGCGGCAAAGAGTGTTCATCGTTTTCTGAGCTAAAGTCTCATCTCAACAACCATAATGGTAACCACAGTCATAACCAGCCTCCGCACAGCCACAGCCCATCACTGCAGGACCACTCTCAGAATCAGCAACAACAACCAGCACCACCTCAGCAGCAACAAGAGCTGCAGTCACAGCAGCCACAACACGCTCCTTCTGAGGAAAAGCTCCTCAACGGCGCCTCAAGCTCCTCGTCCTCCCCGTGGCCCTGTAACAATCCCACCGCGGGACAAACAAGCGGCGACAGCAGCGGCCGCAGCAGTAACAGGAACTCCAACAGCGTCACCTCCAGAGGAAAAGGCCAGGGCAGTGTGCGGGAGAAGAAGTTCAAGTGCAGCATGTGCTCTCGGGCTTTCATCACTTCCACTAAGCTCAATGTGCACTTCATGGGGCATGTAGGGATGAAGCCTCACAAGTGTGAGTACTGCAGCAAGGCGTTCAGTGATCCCAGCAACCTCAGGATGCACCTCAAGATTCACACAG GTCAGAAGAACTACAAGTGCTCAGTTTGTGGGAAGTCGTTCACTCAGAAATCTCACGTGGCTTCACATATGCTCATCCACACTGGTGCAGAGAAGCTCAAATGTGACCTTTGTGACAGATCGTTCATCCGAAAACAAGACCTGAGACAACACATGTTCTCTCACACAAA TGAACGCCATATTCAGTGCACAAAGTGCAACAAACACTTCCTGAAAACCAACCACCTGAAGAAGCACATGAACTCTCATGAGGGCAAGAGAGACTTTGTCTGTGAGAAGTGCCACAAAGCTTTTCTCACTAAATACCACCTCACACGTCACCTCAAGATCTGCAAAGGGCCCAAGAGAGAAAGAACGACTCGAAAAGAACGGAATGCTTtgaaggaagaggaggatgaggaggaggaagaagaagatgatgaggaggaggaggaggatgaagaagagaaTAACAGGAAGAAGAAGTGGtggagagagaatgaatga
- the LOC124882754 gene encoding achaete-scute homolog 4, translating to MSYNKELMENIPFVPPLALRGISMSSGSAGYKDALRLGMPFHIDAAYLDRGFHCRRLPCFPFPTPFGVCEYSFEPAFVQKRNERERHRVRCVNEGYARLREHLPREFEDKRLSKVETLRAAIDYIKHLQGLLDVDVSGMEISYGEARSCAALRRRTECGSDGESKTSISDSGDNVY from the coding sequence ATGTCTTATAATAAGGAGTTGATGGAGAATATTCCATTTGTACCTCCGCTGGCTCTCCGCGGTATCTCCATGAGCAGCGGCTCTGCGGGCTACAAGGATGCGCTCCGGCTAGGGATGCCCTTCCACATCGACGCCGCGTACCTCGACCGTGGTTTCCACTGCAGGCGGTTGCCCTGCTTCCCCTTCCCAACTCCCTTTGGCGTGTGCGAGTACTCCTTCGAGCCGGCGTTCGTCCAGAAGAGGAACGAGAGGGAGCGGCACCGGGTGCGCTGCGTAAACGAGGGTTACGCGCGGCTCCGGGAGCACCTGCCGCGGGAGTTTGAGGACAAGCGGCTCAGTAAGGTGGAGACGCTGCGGGCGGCCATTGACTATATCAAACACCTGCAGGGCCTGTTGGACGTGGACGTCTCCGGGATGGAGATCTCGTACGGAGAGGCGCGAAGCTGCGCGGCTCTTCGGAGGAGGACAGAGTGCGGCAGTGATGGAGAATCCAAAACCAGCATAAGCGACAGCGGGGACAATGTTTACTGA